From Mytilus edulis chromosome 8, xbMytEdul2.2, whole genome shotgun sequence, one genomic window encodes:
- the LOC139485931 gene encoding zinc finger protein GLIS1-like, translating into MKSEVILSTLARKKLYVKHHVTNQFQQEVTSSIMIDSGSPDHIQLSHQGNSSLLIHNNNNQRDFSQEVNEEKSPLISSSRSPSHSPDRVQMVPIEAEPMSLEVMKGSLTEMRPSFPSVITCGPGLCGNSPPLPNGTCGEMFPRTSYMGSVGLNLCTPSSMDSQIISPVSVPVMNDITQEHNMQCSPSPPSQNSESGSLSSPKQLSPQIMFDCHWLKCDQTFSNMDDLVSHVNDHHVKVERPDVDYQCKWDGCPRKGKGFNARYKMLIHIRTHTNEKPHSCKLCGKCFSRLENLKIHYRSHTGEKPYICPVEGCQKAYSNSSDRFKHVRTHQEEKPYICKMPGCNKRYTDPSSLRKHVRTHGHYYREENGKQKSSKVSSTMPQQQPIFPSVKLQIPSVSQSPTSPVNPLMSMSPNKLMPHSMPTHIHPLHNILHVSNFTSNPMLSSTILTPSSATHSTSTQTEGVIISLSPNSPLKMDNGGEKLGNEEDDKIQDGPLDLSTSPSAESDILVGHRESSTFSTGKWELINS; encoded by the exons GTCATATTGAGTACCTTAGCAAGGAAAAAGTTGTATGTAAAACATCATGTTACAAATCAGTTTCAACAGGAAGTGACATCATCAATTATGATTGACTCTGGGTCACCTGATCATATACAACTTAGCCATCAAG gaaATTCTTCACTATtaatacataataataataatcaaagaGATTTCTCCCAAGAAGTTAATGAGGAAAAATCACCTTTGATCTCCAGCAGTCGTAGTCCAAGTCACTCGCCAGATCGTGTTCAGATGGTACCGATAGAAGCAGAACCCATGTCACTAGAAGTTATGAAGGGTTCCTTAACAGAAATGCGTCCATCGTTTCCAAGTGTAATCACTTGCGGACCTGGACTATGTGGAAACTCTCCACCTTTACCGAATGGCACATGTGGAGAGATGTTTCCACGCACAAGTTATATGGGTAGTGTAGGACTTAACTTGTGTACACCTTCCAGCATGGATTCTCAGATTATCTCCCCTGTTTCAGTTCCTGTGATGAACGATATTACACAAGAGCATAATATGCAG tgTTCTCCGTCCCCTCCAAGTCAGAATTCAGAATCTGGCTCATTATCAAGTCCTAAACAGTTGTCTCCACAGATAATGTTTGACTGTCACTGGCTCAAATGTGATCAAACCTTCTCTAATATGGACGACTTGGTGAGCCATGTCAACGACCACCATGTCAAGGTTGAGCGACCAGATGTTGACTACCAGTGTAAATGGGATGGATGTCCGCGAAAAGGCAAAGGGTTCAATGCaag GTATAAAATGCTGATCCATATTAGAACCCACACAAATGAGAAGCCGCACAGTTGTAAATTGTGTGGTAAATGTTTCTCCCGACTGGAGAACTTAAAAATCCACTACAGATCGCATACAG GTGAAAAGCCTTATATTTGTCCTGTGGAGGGCTGTCAAAAGGCATACTCTAATTCTAGTGACCGATTCAAACATGTGCGAACACATCAGGAAGAGAAGCCGTACATCTGTAAAATGCCAGGATGTAATAAACGTTATACTGATCCTAGTTCTCTAAGGAAGCATGTACGGACACATGGACATTATTATCGTGAAGAAAACGGGAAACAAAAATCTTCAAAAGTTTCCAGTACAATGCCACAGCAGCAGCCCATTTTCCCATCAGTGAAGTTGCAGATCCCATCAGTGTCACAGTCGCCTACTTCGCCCGTCAATCCTCTAATGAGCATGTCTCCGAACAAATTGATGCCACACAGCATGCCCACCCATATACATCCTCTCCATAACATTTTACATGTGTCTAACTTTACATCAAATCCCATGTTATCATCAACAATTCTGACACCGTCGTCTGCTACGCATTCAACTTCTACTCAGACAGAAGGGGTAATTATTTCACTGTCGCCAAATTCACCGCTCAAAATGGACAATGGTGGTGAAAAACTTGGAAATGAAGAAGATGATAAGATCCAAGATGGGCCTCTGGATCTGTCTACTAGTCCTTCCGCAGAATCAGATATCTTAGTTGGTCATCGAGAAAGCTCAACGTTCTCGACAGGGAAATGGGAGCTAATAAATTCCTAG